The following nucleotide sequence is from Candidatus Delongbacteria bacterium.
CCCTACGACGAGCCGGATTCCAGCCGGGACGCCGCGCGTCGCCCGGAGGCCCGCGAGAAGCTGACCCCGGTCACCGTCACCCCTTGAGGAGCGAGGTCGGTTCTTTACCTTCCCACCGGCGACCGTAGCGGACTGCGGCGCGTGCCGCGGCGGACCCGCGGGATCCCGGCCCGGTCAAGCTGTGGCAGCGGGCTGCCAGTTGGAAGGACATCATGAAGGGCATCCTCCTGGCAGGCGGCACGGGCTCCCGGCTGCATCCCCTGACCAAGGTCACCAACAAGCACCTGCTCCCCGTGGGTCGCGAGCCCATGATCCACCATCCCCTCAAAAAGCTGCTCGAGCTGGGCATCCAGGACATCCTGGTGGTCACCGGCCTGGAACACATGGGCGAGGTGGTCAACCTGCTGGGTTCCGGCCGGGCCTTCGGCTGCCGGATCACCTACCGCGTGCAGGACGAGGCCGGCGGCATCGCCCAGGCATTGGGCCTGGCGGAGGGCTTCGTGGGCGAGGACCCCATGCTCGTGCTGCTGGGCGACAACATCTTCCAGTCCAGTCTGCACGAAGCCCAGCGCCGCTTCCTGGAGTCCGGCGCGGAGGCCCTGGTGCTGGTGAAGGACGTGCCGGACCCCGGCCGCTACGGCGTGGCCGATGTGCGGGACGGCGTGGTGCGGGGAATCGAAGAGAAGCCCGCCCATCCGCGCAGTAGCTTCGCCGTGACCGGCATCTATTTCTATTCCCCGGGAGTCTTCCACATCATCCGCACCCTCAAGCCCTCGGGTCGGGGCGAGCTGGAAATCACCGACGTGAACAACGAATACATCCGCCGGGGCACGCTGCAGAGCGCGGTCCTGGACGGCTGGTGGACGGATGCCGGCACTTTCGAGTCGCTGGCCCTGGCGAATCAACTGATCAGTGGAGTCACCGCATGAAGCTCACCGTCATTGGAACGGGATACGTGGGACTGGTCGCCGGCGTGTGCTTTGCCGAGACCGGCAACGAAGTGGTCTGCGTGGATGTGGACCAGCGCAAGATCGACATGCTCAACCGGGGCGAACTGCCGATTTACGAGCCCGGCCTGAAGGAACTGCTGGACCGCGTGGTCAAGCTGGGCCGGCTGTCCTTCACCACGGAGACGGGCCCGGCCGTGGCCAAGTCCCAGGTGGTGTTCATCGCCGTGGGCACGCCGCCGGACGAGGACGGCAGCGCGGACCTGCAGCACGTGCTGGCCGCCGCCCGCCAGGTGGGCGCCGCCCTCACCGGCTACACGGTGGTGGTGGACAAATCCACGGTGCCCGTGGGCACGGCGGACAAGGTGCGCGAGGCCATCCGCGCCGTGGCCCAGCACGAGTTCGACGTGGTCTCCAACCCCGAGTTCCTCAAGGAAGGCGCGGCGATCAACGACTTCCTCAAGCCGGACCGCGTGGTGGTGGGCGCCGACAGCGAGCGCGCCCGGGAGATCATGCTCGAACTCTACGGGCCCTTCGTGCGCTCGGGCCACCCGATCATCACCATGGACGTGCGCAGCGCCGAACTGACCAAGTACGCGGCCAATTCCATGCTGGCCACCAAGATCTCCTTCATGAACGAGATCGCCCGGATCTGCGACCTGGTGGGCGCCAACGTGGAAAACGTGCGGATGGGCATCGGCAGCGACACGCGCATCGGCTCGCAGTTCCTCTATTCCGGCGTGGGCTACGGCGGCAGCTGCTTCCCCAAGGACGTCAAGGCGATCATCCACACCGCCGCAGACTACGGCTACGATTTCCGCATCCTGAAGGCCGTCGAGGAGGTGAACGCCCTGCAGAAGCGCCTGCTGGTGGAGCGCGTGCGGGCGCGCTTCGGCGACGACCTCACGGGCCGGGTGTTCGCCCTCTGGGGCCTGGCCTTCAAGCCGCGCACGGACGACATGCGCGAGGCGCCCGCCCTGGAGATCATCGAGGGGCTGCTGGCGCTGGGCGCGCGCTTCCAGGTCTTCGACCCGGAGGCCATGCACGAGGCCCGGCGCCGGCTGGGCGACAAGGTGAGCTACGCAGCGGACGACTACGAGGCCCTGCGCGACGCCGACGCCCTGCTGGTGGCCACCGAGTGGTCGGACTTCCGCGAACCCGACTTCGAGCGGATGAAGACCCTGCTCAAGACGCCGATCATTTTCGACGGCCGCAACATCTACCGGCCCGAGAAGCTGCGCAAGCTGGGCTTCGAGTACCAGTCCATCGGCCGGCCGTAGCCCACACGGATTTAGTCTACCCGGCCCCGTCGTCTTCCGGCGGCGGGGCTTGTCCTTCACTCGGGAGTTCCATGCGTACCCTAGTAACCGGCGGGGCCGGCTTCATCGGCAGTCACCTGTGCCGCCGCCTGCTGCGCGAAGGGCACGAGGTCATCTGCCTGGACAACCTGTTCACGGGCTCCAAGGCCAACGTGGAAGAGCTGCTGGACGACCGCAACTTCGAGTTCGTCCGCCACGACATCACCGAGCCCCTGCTGCTTGAGGTGGACTGGATCTTCAACCTGGCCTGCCCGGCCTCGCCCATCCACTACCAGTTCAACCCGGTCAAGACGGTGAAGACCAGCGTGATGGGGGCCATCAACATGCTGGGCCTGGCCAAGCGCGTGCGGGCCCGGATCCTCCACACCTCCACCAGCGAGGTCTACGGCGACCCGGCTGTGCATCCCCAGCCGGAGAGCTACTGGGGCAACGTCAACCCCATCGGCCCGCGCTCCTGCTACGACGAGGGCAAGCGCGTGGCCGAGACCCTGATGTTCGACTACCACCGCCAGAACGGCGTGGACGTGCGGGTGATCCGCATTTTCAACACCTACGGGCCGCGGATGGCCCAGAACGACGGGCGCGTGGTCTCCAACTTCATCCTGCAGGCGCTGCGCGGGGAGCCGATCACGCTCTACGGCAGCGGCAGCCAGACCCGCAGTTTCCAATACGTGGACGATCTGCTGGAGGGCATGCTGCGCATGATGCGCCAGGACGGCTTCATCGGGCCGGTCAACCTGGGCAACCCGGAGGAGTTCACCATCCGCGAACTGGCCGAGCAGGTGATCCAGCTGACGGGCAGCACGTCCACTCTGGTCGAACTGCCCCTGCCCCAGGACGACCCCAAACTGCGGCGGCCGGACATCACGCTGGCCCGGGAGAAGCTGGGCTGGGAGCCGCGCGTGCCGCTGCGCGAAGGCTTGCCCCCCACCATCGAGTGGTTTCGCCGCGTGCTGACGGCCTGATGGAGACGGCACAGGCATGATCCGGCCGACCCCAAGCGCCGGCCGCCGGGCCGCCCTCCTGCTGACAGCGGGGCTGATCCTCGGCTGCGCGCGCATCCAGCCGCCCCCCGGCGAGGCCCCCGACGCCGACGCGCCACAGGTCCGCGTCCTCAGCCCCCAACCCGGCTCCCGGGGACTGCCGGGCGATCAGCGCTTCCACCTCCTGTTCAACGAATACGTCGACCGGGCCACGGTGCGCCCGGCGCTCTCGCTCAATCCGCGCCCGGAGGGCGAACTGGAATTGGACTGGCGCGGCCGGCACCTCTGGATCCGTCCGGAGCAGCCGCTGGCTGCGGGCCGCACCTGGACCCTGGAACTGGGCACCGGTCTGCGCGACCTGGCGGGCAACCATCTGACCCGTCCCCTGCGCATCCCGTTCAGCACGGGGGAGGGGTTGGATTCGCTTTCCCTGGAACTGCGCGTGGAGGAGGCGGGCCGGGAGGGGTTGACCCAGGTCTGGCTCTGGCCGCTGGAGGAGAGCCCGCGCCGCGCCTTCGGTCGCGCGCCCTGGCGCAGCAGCCCGGACGAGCAGGGTCGCGTGCGCTTCGAAGGCCTGCCGCCCGGCCGCTGGCTGGCCCTGGCCGTGGAGGACCTGGACCGCAACGGCTGGTGGGATCCCTTAAACGAGCGCGCGGGCCTGCCCAGCCGGTCGCTGCTGGCCCCGGATTCGCTGGCCCGCCTGCCGATTCTCCTGCGCCTGACCCACGGTCTCTGGACGGACAGCCTGTCGCTGGACGGCGGCCAGTTCTTGGACCGGGAGCGCGTGGAGTTTCGCGGCTGGCTGGAGGCCCCGGCGCTGGCGGACTGGGCGGACAGCCTGCGCGATTCCCACGCCGCCGACAGCCTGCGGCTGGATCTCCTCGAACTATTGGACTCCGCCGGACGGCGGCTGCCGCTTGCCGGCCTGGCGCCACAGGAATCGGCCTGGCGCCTCTATCTGGCGGAGCCGGCGGACTCGCTGTCCCACGTGCTGCGTCTGCGTGACGGTTCGGACAGCCTGAGCCTGCGCCCGCCCGCCGGAGCCCTGAGCGAGGCGCTGGTCAACACCCAGGCCCTGACCCAGGGCTGGGGAGCGGGCCGGCTGACCCTGCGCAGCAGCCACGCCGTCTGGCCCGACGCCACCCGGGTCCGCCAGGTGGTGGAGCAGGACACGCTGGCCGTGGGCGTGCGGCGCCGGGCGGCGGACCGGCTGGAACTGGTGCCGGCCCAACCCGGCGGCCTGCTGCGCTTCGAGCGCGGCTTCCTGACGCGCGGCGCCCAGCTCTGGCCGGACTCCCTGTTCAGCCTGCCCGTGCCCGCGGCCCCGGTGGATCCGCCCCGGACGGGCGGCCTGCAGTGGAGCTGGAACCGCGCCCCGCGCGAGGTGGGCTGGCGCCTGGTGATCCGCGGGGCTGGCGGCGAGCGCGAGAGCACGGCGGGCCTGGAGCAGACGCTGGATCGCCTCCCCGTGGGCCCCGTCACCTTCGCCCTCTACCAGGACCGGGACGGCTCGGGCAGCTGGTCGCCGGGCCGCCTGGCGCCCTATCAGCCCGCCGAGCCCTGGCAGGCCCTGGCCGACACGGTGGACGTGCTGCCGGGCTGGATCCAGGGCGGAATCGTCTTTCAGTTGCCGGAGTGGATTCCATGACCTCTTCCGTCTGGGCCGTGATCATGGCGGGCGGCGTCGGCGCCCGCTTCTGGCCGCTCTCGCGGCTGGAGCGCCCCAAGCAGTTCCTCTCGGTGTTCAGCGCCGAACCCCTGCTGGCGGAGACCGTCCACCGGCTGGGCGGCCAACTGGATGCGGCGCACATCCTGGTGGTCACCAACGCGCTCCACGTGGAGCG
It contains:
- a CDS encoding sugar phosphate nucleotidyltransferase, with protein sequence MKGILLAGGTGSRLHPLTKVTNKHLLPVGREPMIHHPLKKLLELGIQDILVVTGLEHMGEVVNLLGSGRAFGCRITYRVQDEAGGIAQALGLAEGFVGEDPMLVLLGDNIFQSSLHEAQRRFLESGAEALVLVKDVPDPGRYGVADVRDGVVRGIEEKPAHPRSSFAVTGIYFYSPGVFHIIRTLKPSGRGELEITDVNNEYIRRGTLQSAVLDGWWTDAGTFESLALANQLISGVTA
- a CDS encoding UDP-glucose/GDP-mannose dehydrogenase family protein, yielding MKLTVIGTGYVGLVAGVCFAETGNEVVCVDVDQRKIDMLNRGELPIYEPGLKELLDRVVKLGRLSFTTETGPAVAKSQVVFIAVGTPPDEDGSADLQHVLAAARQVGAALTGYTVVVDKSTVPVGTADKVREAIRAVAQHEFDVVSNPEFLKEGAAINDFLKPDRVVVGADSERAREIMLELYGPFVRSGHPIITMDVRSAELTKYAANSMLATKISFMNEIARICDLVGANVENVRMGIGSDTRIGSQFLYSGVGYGGSCFPKDVKAIIHTAADYGYDFRILKAVEEVNALQKRLLVERVRARFGDDLTGRVFALWGLAFKPRTDDMREAPALEIIEGLLALGARFQVFDPEAMHEARRRLGDKVSYAADDYEALRDADALLVATEWSDFREPDFERMKTLLKTPIIFDGRNIYRPEKLRKLGFEYQSIGRP
- a CDS encoding UDP-glucuronic acid decarboxylase family protein — its product is MRTLVTGGAGFIGSHLCRRLLREGHEVICLDNLFTGSKANVEELLDDRNFEFVRHDITEPLLLEVDWIFNLACPASPIHYQFNPVKTVKTSVMGAINMLGLAKRVRARILHTSTSEVYGDPAVHPQPESYWGNVNPIGPRSCYDEGKRVAETLMFDYHRQNGVDVRVIRIFNTYGPRMAQNDGRVVSNFILQALRGEPITLYGSGSQTRSFQYVDDLLEGMLRMMRQDGFIGPVNLGNPEEFTIRELAEQVIQLTGSTSTLVELPLPQDDPKLRRPDITLAREKLGWEPRVPLREGLPPTIEWFRRVLTA
- a CDS encoding Ig-like domain-containing protein, with protein sequence MIRPTPSAGRRAALLLTAGLILGCARIQPPPGEAPDADAPQVRVLSPQPGSRGLPGDQRFHLLFNEYVDRATVRPALSLNPRPEGELELDWRGRHLWIRPEQPLAAGRTWTLELGTGLRDLAGNHLTRPLRIPFSTGEGLDSLSLELRVEEAGREGLTQVWLWPLEESPRRAFGRAPWRSSPDEQGRVRFEGLPPGRWLALAVEDLDRNGWWDPLNERAGLPSRSLLAPDSLARLPILLRLTHGLWTDSLSLDGGQFLDRERVEFRGWLEAPALADWADSLRDSHAADSLRLDLLELLDSAGRRLPLAGLAPQESAWRLYLAEPADSLSHVLRLRDGSDSLSLRPPAGALSEALVNTQALTQGWGAGRLTLRSSHAVWPDATRVRQVVEQDTLAVGVRRRAADRLELVPAQPGGLLRFERGFLTRGAQLWPDSLFSLPVPAAPVDPPRTGGLQWSWNRAPREVGWRLVIRGAGGERESTAGLEQTLDRLPVGPVTFALYQDRDGSGSWSPGRLAPYQPAEPWQALADTVDVLPGWIQGGIVFQLPEWIP